Proteins found in one Planctomycetes bacterium MalM25 genomic segment:
- the rhdA gene encoding Thiosulfate sulfurtransferase, translating into MHKPFPAALLPVAMLCAVGPLFAEEYAPGVLIEAEELKRLIESSDRDLCVLDIRSPDEQRHGSVPGAKAVGGFFDFRSAFGPGGKPEPREGVGMTLHHLLGQHPPSRVVLLGDSLDPSVARAWWQLRYLGVRGAMVLNGGWQAWQAVDGPVEQAQGGAIVGDFAGPLSVFEVQPQTHRLVVGGKLRALIASRDSPTLIDARSEREYADGCLPGAKRLEWSGLIDADSGELLPADELRAKFAAAGIDPREPAIAYCRSGGRASVTVLALAALGSERVANYYGSWNEWSQLPDAPIERPDAEAAP; encoded by the coding sequence ATGCACAAGCCATTCCCCGCTGCGCTGCTCCCCGTCGCGATGCTGTGCGCGGTGGGCCCATTGTTTGCCGAAGAGTACGCGCCCGGGGTGCTGATCGAAGCGGAGGAGCTCAAACGCTTGATCGAGTCTTCAGACCGAGACCTTTGCGTCTTGGATATCCGATCGCCAGATGAGCAGCGACACGGCAGCGTTCCCGGCGCAAAGGCTGTTGGCGGTTTCTTCGATTTTCGCTCGGCGTTCGGACCGGGCGGCAAGCCCGAGCCACGAGAGGGGGTCGGGATGACGCTGCACCACCTCCTCGGGCAGCATCCACCGTCACGGGTGGTGTTGCTCGGTGATTCGCTCGATCCGTCAGTCGCCCGTGCTTGGTGGCAGCTTCGCTATCTCGGGGTGCGGGGCGCCATGGTGCTCAATGGGGGGTGGCAAGCCTGGCAGGCAGTCGATGGCCCGGTCGAGCAAGCTCAGGGCGGCGCGATCGTCGGCGATTTTGCTGGGCCCCTGTCGGTGTTTGAGGTTCAACCGCAAACGCATAGACTGGTCGTAGGAGGCAAGCTAAGAGCGCTCATTGCTTCCAGAGATAGTCCAACCCTCATCGATGCCCGCAGCGAGCGCGAGTACGCCGACGGTTGTTTGCCCGGCGCGAAGCGGCTGGAGTGGTCCGGGTTGATCGACGCCGATTCGGGCGAACTCTTGCCCGCCGACGAGCTGCGAGCGAAGTTCGCCGCTGCGGGGATCGATCCGCGGGAGCCGGCGATCGCGTACTGCCGCAGCGGCGGGCGCGCGTCGGTGACGGTCCTCGCGTTGGCCGCCCTCGGCTCGGAGCGGGTCGCCAACTACTACGGCAGCTGGAACGAGTGGAGCCAGCTACCCGACGCTCCGATCGAGCGTCCCGACGCCGAGGCGGCGCCATGA
- the nhaP gene encoding K(+)/H(+) antiporter NhaP — MTEPLSTPIYLALVLFLGVGAQWLAWRIKLPAIVLLLGFGFALGMAVGPPEDYVGKEALLPIVSLAVGVILFEGGLSLHVKEVKETSSVVLRLVTVGLLVTWGGTAMAAHWLMGFSWPMATLLGALLTVSGPTVILPLLRQVRPTGRIGSVIKWEGIVNDPIGAVLAALVFEVVRHGAGEHLAWESAGMLLKTTLIGLVLGGATAWVLVQLLRRYLIPDYLQNPVVLGVVVLVFAVSNWLSHESGLVTVTVLGLFLANQERASVKHVIEFKENLRVLLIAVLFIVLSSRVSIGWAELGQIGWGGLAFLAALILVVRPLATLFATVGSDLDREERLLLGWIHPRGIVAAAVASLFAIDLQGTELAAEGDRLVLATFLVIVGSVLTYGLTLGPLARKLGLSQADPQGVLFAGASLLARQIAEALGKEGVPTLLVDTNPQNVAAARMSGLRVQYASIGSEFVQHGIDLGGIGRMLAMTPNDEVNSIAAMEFRELFGSKSVYQLAPPEKTSERQRRIPQHLRGRLLFGEGITHDDLRRRVEAGAILKKTTLSDDFTYEDFIGKYGETALVLFTFPEPGRVRIGAADQPLDLKSGGKILALIDPPREGFDPAESGVLP, encoded by the coding sequence GTGACGGAACCGCTCAGCACGCCGATCTACCTCGCCCTGGTCCTCTTCCTAGGGGTGGGCGCCCAGTGGCTGGCCTGGCGGATCAAGCTGCCGGCGATCGTCCTGCTGCTCGGCTTCGGCTTCGCCCTCGGCATGGCGGTCGGGCCCCCTGAGGACTACGTCGGCAAGGAGGCCCTGCTGCCGATCGTCTCGCTCGCGGTCGGCGTGATCCTGTTTGAGGGGGGCCTGAGCCTCCATGTGAAGGAGGTCAAAGAGACCTCGTCGGTCGTGCTGCGGCTGGTGACCGTCGGGCTGTTGGTCACCTGGGGCGGCACCGCGATGGCCGCCCACTGGCTCATGGGCTTCTCCTGGCCGATGGCGACCCTCCTGGGCGCCCTGCTCACGGTCAGCGGGCCAACAGTCATCCTCCCCCTGCTCCGTCAGGTCCGGCCCACGGGGCGGATCGGCTCGGTCATCAAGTGGGAGGGGATCGTCAACGACCCGATCGGCGCCGTGCTCGCCGCCCTGGTGTTCGAGGTCGTCCGCCACGGCGCGGGCGAGCACCTCGCCTGGGAGAGCGCCGGGATGCTGCTCAAGACCACCCTCATCGGCCTGGTGCTCGGCGGCGCCACGGCGTGGGTGCTTGTTCAGCTCCTGCGGCGGTACTTGATCCCCGATTACTTGCAGAACCCGGTGGTTCTGGGCGTCGTTGTGCTGGTGTTCGCGGTCTCCAACTGGTTGTCTCACGAGTCGGGCCTGGTCACGGTCACGGTGCTCGGACTCTTCCTCGCCAACCAAGAGCGGGCGTCGGTCAAGCACGTCATCGAATTCAAAGAGAACCTCCGCGTGCTGCTGATCGCGGTGCTGTTCATCGTGCTCTCGTCGCGCGTGTCGATCGGCTGGGCCGAGCTGGGACAGATCGGCTGGGGGGGCCTCGCCTTCCTGGCCGCGTTGATTCTGGTGGTCCGCCCCCTGGCGACGCTCTTCGCTACCGTCGGTAGCGATCTCGACCGCGAAGAGCGCTTGCTGCTCGGCTGGATCCACCCTCGCGGCATCGTGGCGGCGGCGGTCGCCTCGCTCTTTGCAATCGATCTGCAAGGGACCGAGCTGGCGGCCGAGGGCGACCGCCTCGTGCTGGCGACGTTCCTCGTGATCGTCGGCTCCGTGCTGACCTACGGCCTCACGCTCGGCCCGCTCGCTCGCAAGCTCGGGCTGTCGCAGGCCGACCCGCAGGGCGTGCTGTTCGCCGGCGCCTCGCTGCTGGCTCGGCAGATCGCCGAGGCCCTGGGCAAGGAGGGGGTCCCGACGCTGCTGGTCGACACCAACCCGCAGAACGTCGCCGCCGCCCGGATGAGCGGGTTGCGGGTGCAGTACGCGAGCATCGGCAGCGAGTTCGTTCAGCACGGGATCGACCTGGGCGGCATTGGGCGGATGCTCGCGATGACGCCCAATGACGAGGTCAACTCGATCGCCGCCATGGAGTTCCGTGAGTTGTTCGGCAGCAAGAGCGTTTACCAGCTCGCCCCGCCCGAGAAGACCAGCGAGCGCCAACGCCGCATCCCGCAGCACCTCCGCGGCCGACTGCTCTTCGGGGAGGGGATCACCCACGACGACCTCCGCCGACGCGTCGAGGCGGGCGCGATCCTCAAGAAGACCACCCTCAGCGACGACTTCACTTACGAAGACTTCATCGGCAAGTACGGCGAGACGGCCCTCGTCCTCTTCACCTTCCCCGAGCCGGGCCGCGTCCGCATCGGCGCCGCCGACCAGCCGCTCGACCTCAAGTCGGGCGGCAAGATCCTCGCCCTGATCGATCCGCCGCGGGAGGGATTCGACCCGGCCGAGAGCGGCGTGCTGCCGTGA
- the pntB gene encoding NAD(P) transhydrogenase subunit beta translates to MNQVLLSLPYLVASVLFILSLKGLSSHETARRGALYGMIGMAIAILATLTAEDMTPRGLTYIAVAILIGSAIGAVMAARVAMTAMPEMVALLHSFVGAAAVLVGFASFFDEHTQSAAGRAIHLGEVYLAVWIGAITFTGSVVAFLKLRGSLSGKPLLLPLRHQLNLLAVVASLVLAVLFVMGVGGQLTLLVVATLIALALGVHLVAAIGGADMPVVVSLLNSYSGWTAAAAGFMLSNDLLIVTGALVGASGAILSYIMCRAMNRSIVNVVFGGWGADAPAAAASCELGEAGQVRETSIEELGGELLAANRVVIVPGYGMAVARAQHAVCEVVELLQKKGIEVRFAIHPVAGRLPGHMNVLLAEASVPYDIVLERDEINDDFPEIDVVLIIGANDIVNPSALTDPGSPIAGMPVLEVWNARRTVMLKRGRAAGYAGVDNPLFYYDNTRMLFGDAHESMTALVGELK, encoded by the coding sequence TTGAACCAAGTCCTCCTCTCGCTGCCGTACCTGGTCGCCTCGGTGCTGTTCATCCTGAGCCTCAAGGGCCTCAGCAGCCACGAGACCGCGCGGCGGGGAGCGCTGTACGGGATGATCGGGATGGCGATCGCCATCCTGGCGACGCTCACGGCCGAAGACATGACGCCGCGAGGCCTGACGTACATCGCGGTCGCGATCCTGATCGGGTCCGCGATCGGCGCCGTGATGGCGGCCCGGGTCGCCATGACGGCGATGCCCGAGATGGTGGCCCTCTTGCACAGCTTCGTGGGGGCGGCGGCCGTCTTGGTGGGCTTCGCCAGCTTCTTCGATGAGCACACCCAGAGCGCCGCCGGCCGGGCGATCCATCTCGGCGAGGTCTACCTCGCGGTCTGGATCGGCGCGATCACTTTCACAGGGTCCGTGGTCGCTTTCCTCAAGCTGCGGGGCAGCCTCTCCGGCAAGCCGCTGCTGCTGCCGCTGCGGCATCAGCTGAACCTGCTGGCGGTCGTCGCCAGCCTGGTCCTCGCGGTCCTGTTCGTGATGGGCGTGGGCGGCCAGCTCACACTGCTCGTCGTCGCCACGCTGATCGCGTTGGCCCTGGGGGTTCACCTCGTCGCCGCGATCGGCGGCGCCGACATGCCGGTGGTCGTCTCGTTGCTGAACAGCTACTCCGGCTGGACCGCCGCCGCCGCCGGCTTCATGCTCTCCAACGACCTGCTGATCGTGACCGGCGCCCTGGTCGGCGCCAGCGGGGCCATCCTCAGCTACATCATGTGCCGGGCGATGAACCGCTCGATCGTTAACGTGGTGTTCGGCGGCTGGGGCGCCGACGCGCCGGCGGCGGCCGCCTCGTGCGAGTTGGGCGAAGCGGGCCAGGTCCGCGAGACCTCGATCGAAGAACTCGGCGGCGAGTTGCTCGCAGCGAACCGCGTGGTGATCGTGCCGGGCTACGGCATGGCGGTCGCCCGGGCGCAGCACGCCGTGTGCGAGGTGGTCGAACTGCTCCAGAAGAAGGGCATCGAAGTCCGCTTCGCGATCCACCCCGTCGCCGGCCGGCTGCCGGGTCACATGAACGTGCTGCTGGCCGAGGCTTCCGTTCCTTACGACATCGTGCTGGAACGGGATGAGATCAACGACGACTTCCCCGAGATCGACGTCGTGCTGATCATCGGCGCCAACGACATCGTGAACCCTAGCGCCCTGACCGACCCGGGGAGCCCGATCGCGGGCATGCCGGTGCTGGAAGTGTGGAACGCCCGCCGCACGGTGATGCTCAAGCGGGGCCGCGCCGCGGGCTACGCCGGCGTGGACAACCCGCTCTTCTACTACGACAACACGCGGATGCTCTTCGGCGATGCCCACGAGAGCATGACGGCCCTCGTGGGCGAGCTGAAATAG
- the spoVK gene encoding Stage V sporulation protein K — translation MSELEATPERYRDLLDRTRWLYHSSARLIEREHPELIPAGQDFIALLHDLHCGLLLKVYSTICQADQIWTQAELDLAQELAEHLTGQRLTGGDLNRAINDAAERSAKLEWSALVGPFARLTPLHDRVAELETLVVRQSNLIARIDGVLAASEQAAIKRITKELQRCLGENAATQDAAPIPTPQRSGPKREAPAPLEEPEEPPRSLEEVLADFDQLVGLGEVKHELRSLSNYITLQKRRADSGLPATDISLHLVFTGNPGTGKTTVARLFGEAMRALGVLPHGRMIETDRSGLVAEYSGQTAPKTNEKVNEALGGVLFIDEAYGLVGSEGDDPFGREAVQTLLKRAEDDRKELSVVLAGYPNEMDELLATNPGLASRFSKTIHFPDYAPLELCEIFGGLLDKHHYRLSQAGRLRVIQAITSLHADRDHHFGNGRAVRNLFEKAILRMANRLASEPEITEEQLVTLEAEDIPGGAAGDDEPRLRIACPACHHASAAPPHLLASRVKCPKCDERFVAEWGDLI, via the coding sequence TTGAGTGAACTCGAAGCCACGCCCGAGCGTTACCGCGACCTGCTCGACCGGACGCGTTGGCTGTACCACTCGTCGGCACGGCTGATCGAGCGCGAGCACCCCGAGCTGATCCCCGCGGGTCAGGACTTCATCGCCCTGCTGCACGACCTGCACTGCGGTCTGTTGCTGAAGGTCTACTCGACGATCTGCCAAGCCGATCAGATCTGGACCCAGGCGGAACTCGACCTCGCCCAAGAACTGGCCGAGCACCTCACCGGCCAACGGCTCACCGGCGGCGACCTCAACCGGGCGATCAACGACGCCGCGGAGCGGAGCGCCAAGCTCGAGTGGTCGGCGCTCGTCGGACCGTTCGCGCGGCTCACGCCACTGCACGACCGGGTCGCCGAACTCGAAACGCTCGTCGTCCGCCAGTCGAACCTCATCGCCCGCATCGACGGCGTCCTCGCCGCCAGCGAACAAGCCGCGATCAAGCGGATCACCAAAGAGCTGCAACGCTGCCTCGGCGAGAACGCCGCGACGCAGGATGCCGCCCCGATTCCGACACCACAACGCAGCGGTCCGAAACGCGAGGCGCCGGCGCCCCTCGAAGAACCCGAGGAGCCGCCCCGCTCGCTCGAAGAGGTGCTCGCCGACTTTGATCAGTTGGTCGGCCTCGGCGAAGTGAAGCACGAGCTCCGTTCGCTCTCCAATTACATCACGCTGCAGAAACGCCGCGCCGACTCGGGCCTCCCCGCGACCGACATCAGCCTGCACCTCGTCTTCACCGGCAACCCGGGCACCGGCAAGACGACCGTCGCCCGCCTGTTCGGCGAGGCGATGCGGGCGCTGGGCGTGCTGCCGCACGGGCGGATGATTGAGACCGATCGGTCCGGCCTGGTCGCCGAGTACTCGGGCCAGACGGCGCCCAAGACCAACGAGAAGGTTAACGAGGCGCTCGGCGGCGTCCTCTTCATCGACGAGGCGTACGGGCTGGTTGGCTCCGAGGGGGACGACCCGTTCGGGCGCGAAGCGGTGCAGACCCTGCTCAAGCGGGCCGAGGACGACCGCAAGGAGCTCTCCGTCGTCCTCGCGGGCTACCCGAACGAAATGGACGAGCTCCTCGCCACCAACCCGGGCCTCGCCTCGCGGTTCAGCAAGACGATCCACTTCCCCGACTACGCCCCGCTGGAGCTGTGCGAGATCTTCGGCGGGTTGCTCGACAAGCATCACTATCGGCTGAGCCAAGCGGGCCGCCTTCGAGTCATCCAGGCGATCACCTCGCTACACGCGGATCGCGACCACCACTTTGGCAACGGCCGCGCGGTGCGCAACCTGTTCGAGAAGGCGATCCTGCGGATGGCCAACCGGCTGGCGAGCGAGCCGGAGATCACCGAAGAGCAGCTCGTCACGCTCGAGGCCGAGGACATCCCGGGCGGAGCCGCGGGCGACGACGAGCCACGCCTCCGCATCGCCTGCCCCGCGTGCCACCACGCCAGCGCCGCCCCTCCGCACCTACTCGCCTCGCGAGTGAAGTGCCCGAAGTGCGACGAGCGTTTCGTGGCGGAGTGGGGTGACTTGATCTAA
- the obg gene encoding GTPase Obg, producing MASPRLQSWDRVHQKTFSPENEPHSRPIPPLTWWASQPTKGSATVFVDRITVEVEAGRGGDGCMSFRREKYVPRGGPDGGDGGDGGSVIVVAKAGVDSLQELVHRKHWRAKGGTPGKGSNCHGAKADDLTIHVPPGTILRDEAHDLVLRDLASDGDTVVAARGGKGGKGNTRFKSSTNQAPREWTPGGEPEKRRLTFELKVIADVGLLGLPNAGKSTLLSRMSRARPEIANYPFTTKRPNLGIVEIDWDRQFVMADIPGLIEGASEGHGLGHEFLRHVERTRVLVHLVEPTPDDLSDPLENYRTIRHEVEAYGERLGTDLAGRPEIVAVSKAELPGSEELQAALAKETGAEVLRFSAATGDGLKELTERIWAELSGRDDD from the coding sequence ATGGCCAGCCCACGACTCCAGTCGTGGGACCGCGTTCATCAGAAAACGTTCTCACCCGAGAACGAGCCCCACTCGAGACCCATCCCACCACTCACGTGGTGGGCTAGCCAGCCGACTAAAGGCTCTGCCACTGTGTTCGTTGATCGCATCACCGTCGAAGTCGAAGCCGGGCGTGGCGGGGATGGCTGCATGTCGTTCCGGCGTGAGAAGTACGTCCCGCGCGGCGGACCCGACGGCGGCGACGGCGGCGACGGCGGCAGCGTGATCGTCGTCGCGAAGGCGGGCGTCGATTCGCTCCAAGAGCTGGTCCACCGCAAGCACTGGCGCGCGAAGGGGGGCACGCCCGGCAAGGGCTCCAACTGCCACGGCGCGAAAGCCGACGACCTGACGATCCACGTGCCGCCCGGCACGATCCTCCGCGACGAGGCCCACGACCTCGTGCTCCGCGACCTGGCCAGCGACGGCGACACGGTGGTCGCCGCCCGCGGCGGCAAGGGGGGCAAGGGGAACACGCGGTTCAAGTCGTCCACCAACCAGGCGCCCCGCGAGTGGACCCCCGGCGGCGAGCCGGAGAAGCGTCGCCTGACCTTCGAGCTGAAGGTGATCGCCGATGTTGGCCTGCTCGGCCTGCCCAACGCGGGCAAGAGCACCCTCCTCAGCCGCATGAGCCGCGCTCGCCCGGAGATCGCCAACTACCCGTTCACGACTAAGCGACCGAACCTGGGCATCGTCGAGATCGACTGGGACCGCCAGTTCGTGATGGCCGACATCCCGGGCCTGATCGAGGGGGCGAGCGAGGGGCACGGCCTCGGGCACGAGTTCCTGCGGCACGTCGAGCGGACCCGCGTGCTGGTCCACCTCGTCGAGCCCACGCCCGACGATCTGTCGGACCCGCTCGAGAACTACCGCACCATCCGCCACGAGGTCGAGGCGTACGGCGAACGGCTCGGCACGGACCTGGCCGGCAGGCCGGAGATCGTCGCTGTGAGCAAGGCGGAGCTGCCCGGCAGCGAGGAGTTGCAAGCGGCTCTGGCCAAGGAGACCGGCGCCGAGGTGCTGCGCTTCAGCGCCGCCACGGGCGACGGGCTGAAGGAGTTGACCGAGCGCATCTGGGCTGAGCTCTCGGGCCGCGACGACGACTGA
- the rpmA gene encoding 50S ribosomal protein L27, which translates to MAHKKGQGSSRNGRDSNAQRRGVKKFGGEHVISGNILIRQLGNKWRPGKNVGQGKDYTLFALTEGHVMFDQKGRRINVISKEALDEHVAAKQAAAASN; encoded by the coding sequence ATGGCTCACAAAAAGGGACAAGGCTCCAGCCGCAACGGCCGCGACTCGAACGCCCAGCGTCGGGGCGTGAAGAAGTTCGGTGGCGAGCACGTCATCTCAGGCAACATCCTGATCCGCCAGCTCGGCAACAAGTGGCGCCCCGGCAAGAACGTCGGCCAGGGCAAGGACTACACCCTGTTCGCCCTGACCGAGGGCCACGTGATGTTCGACCAGAAGGGTCGCCGCATCAACGTGATCTCGAAAGAGGCCCTCGACGAGCACGTCGCTGCCAAGCAAGCGGCCGCCGCGTCGAACTGA